The following coding sequences are from one Paramormyrops kingsleyae isolate MSU_618 chromosome 21, PKINGS_0.4, whole genome shotgun sequence window:
- the LOC111858460 gene encoding ATP-binding cassette sub-family D member 3-like isoform X2, whose product MFCKESGYLLLVAAMLLARTYCDLWMIHNGTMIESAIIGRSAKDFKKYLFGFITTMPFMSLINNSLKLGLNELKLLFRARLSAHLYDEYLKDYTYYKMGNLDNRIANADQLLTQDVEKFCSCVVDLYSNLTKPLLDIGLYIFKLSTAMGTWGPISLMIYLVVSGLLLTKLRRPIGRMTMMEQRYEGEYRYINSRLISNSEEIAFYNGNVREKKTILSVFNKLVNHLQRFLFFRFSMGFTDSIITKYIAMVVGYLLLSRPFLNQLHPRYLQSSHAEMLEDYYQNGRMMLRMSQALGRVVLAGREMTRLSGYTARITELITVLKELNSGKYKRTMVSNHEKVDSKQINHVPGNGEVIYADNIIKFEHAPLATPNGDILIPDLTFEVTSGTNVLVCGPNGCGKSSLFRVLGGLWPLTGGRLTKPDKGKLFYVPQRPYLTLGTLRDQVIYPDTPSDQQRKGISDLVLKEYLENVQLGHILDREGSWDVVQDWMDVLSGGEKQRIAMARLFYHKPQFAILDECTSAVSVDVEDFIYSHCRTVGITLFTVSHRKSLWKHHKYYLHMDGRGHYEFKPITKDTVAFGS is encoded by the exons ATGTTCTGCAAAGAG TCAGGGTACCTCCTGCTAGTGGCGGCCATGCTCCTGGCGCGGACGTACTGCGACCTGTGGATGATTCATAATGGAACAATGATTGAAAG CGCGATTATCGGTCGCTCAGCAAAAGATTTCAAGAAGTACTTGTTCGGTTTCATCACAACTATGCCATTT ATGTCGTTGATAAACAACTCCCTTAAGCTGGGCCTGAACGAACTCAAACTGCTTTTCCGAGCGAGGCTCTCCGCTCACCTCTATGATGAATATTTGAA GGACTACACATACTACAAAATGGGCAACTTGGACAACCGCATCGCCAATGCCGACCAGCTGCTGACGCAGGACGTGGAGAAGTTCTGCAGCTGTGTGGTGGACCTCTACTCAAACCTCACAAAG CCGCTGCTGGACATTGGCTTGTACATATTCAAGTTGTCAACTGCTATGGGCACTTGG GGTCCGATCAGTCTGATGATCTACTTGGTAGTCTCCGGACTCCTGCTGACAAAGCTACGAAGACCCATCGGCAGAATGACTATGATGGAGCAGAGATACGAGGGCGAGTACAGATACATCAACTCCCGCCTCATCAGCAACAG TGAAGAGATCGCCTTCTATAATGGGAATGTAAGAGAGAAGAAGACCATCCTCTCAGTGTTCAACAAACTG GTTAACCATTTGCAGCGATTCCTCTTCTTCCGTTTTTCCATGGGGTTTACGGACAGCATTATCACGAAAT ACATCGCCATGGTTGTTGGCTACCTGCTGTTGAGCCGTCCCTTCCTCAACCAGCTTCACCCTCGATACCTGCAGAGCTCGCATGCGGAGATGCTGGAG GACTACTACCAGAATGGGCGCATGATGCTGCGTATGTCGCAGGCCTTGGGGCGCGTGGTGCTGGCCGGCCGGGAGATGACGCGATTGTCGGG ATACACAGCGAGAATAACCGAACTGATTACAGTGCTGAAAGAATTGAATTCTGGGAAATATAAGAGGACCATGGTCTCCAACCATGAGAAAG TGGACTCCAAACAAATAAACCATGTTCCTGGAAATGGAGAAGTAATATATGCAGATAACATAATCAa GTTTGAGCATGCGCCTTTGGCCACACCCAATGGCGATATTCTTATTCCAGACCTGACCTTTGAG GTAACGTCAGGAACCAACGTTTTGGTGTGTGGACCCAACGGCTGTGGGAAGAGCTCACTTTTCCGAGTTCTTGGAGGC CTCTGGCCGCTGACCGGTGGGCGCCTCACCAAGCCGGACAAGGGGAAGCTCTTCTACGTTCCCCAG AGACCGTATCTGACCTTGGGCACCCTGAGGGATCAGGTGATCTACCCGGATACTCCTAGTGACCAGCAGCGCAAAGGCATTTCAGATCTG GTGTTGAAGGAGTACCTCGAAAACGTGCAACTCGGTCACATCCTGGACAGGGAGGGCAGCTGGGATGTGGTGCAGGACTGGATGGATGTGCTTAGTGGCGGAGAGAAACAAAGAATTGCT ATGGCCCGCTTGTTCTATCACAAGCCTCAGTTTGCCATCCTGGATGAGTGCACCAGCGCCGTTAGTGTTGACGTGGAGGACTTCATCTACAGCCACTGCAGGACG GTTGGCATTACCCTGTTCACAGTCTCTCACAGGAAGTCTTTGTGGAAGCACCACAAG TACTACCTGCACATGGATGGAAGAGGGCACTACGAGTTCAAACCCATCACCAAGGACACGGTGGCCTTCGGGTCATAG
- the LOC111858462 gene encoding tissue factor-like, whose product MARTKTFVCLGLFLSVFGIGNVLGDDYLPKAKDITWSSHNFKTLLSWNPIPTNYSYTVELYGTGTEGERNPNCIQSMSTECDLTKLFPELKRTYYADVLSETLPGFTVDLVEFPYTRSESFCPYTDTLIGRPDFEIKDSEEESKITLHIIDPLSAIYHAERLLNMRDIFKEDLTYRVVYRKAKSTGRKIQTTETNHIELEVDRGESYCFSVQAYIPSRSRDMQLGDLSHVKCSEARQPSILDEYGIPVLAGTCFIILLLIIAVCAMIMACCKCCQRAKEEEKGKPLEIV is encoded by the exons ATGGCAAGAACGAAGACGTTTGTTTGCTTGGGACTTTTTCTCTCAGTTTTTGGGATTGGCAACGTCTTAG GAGACGATTACTTGCCGAAGGCAAAAGACATTACCTGGTCTTCCCACAATTTTAAGACATTGCTATCATGGAATCCCATACCTACAAATTACTCTTATACCGTGGAATTATATGG CACTGGCACGGAAGGAGAGAGAAATCCTAACTGTATCCAGAGCATGAGCACAGAGTGTGATTTGACTAAACTGTTTCCGGAGTTGAAGCGCACCTATTACGCCGATGTCTTGTCCGAGACTTTGCCTGGATTTACCGTCGACCTGGTGGAGTTTCCGTACACCAGATCCGAAAGTTTTTGCCCATACACTGACA ctttaattggCAGACCCGACTTCGAGATCAAAGACAGCGAGGAGGAATCCAAGATAACACTGCACATCATCGATCCACTGTCAGCAATTTACCACGCAGAAAGATTATTAAACATGAGGGATATCTTTAAGGAGGACCTCACGTACAGAGTCGTATACAGAAAAGCGAAGAGCACTGGAAGA AAAATTCAAACAACTGAAACCAATCATATTGAGCTAGAGGTGGACAGAGGAGAGAGCTACTGCTTTAGCGTCCAGGCCTACATCCCCTCTCGGAGCAGAGATATGCAGCTGGGAGATCTCAGCCATGTGAAGTGCTCTGAGGCCAGGCAACCTTCCATCCTCGACG aatatGGGATTCCAGTACTCGCAGGAACATGCTTCATAATCTTGCTCCTCATCATTGCCGTCTGCGCTATGATTATGGCGTGCTGCAAATGCTGCCAAAGAGCTAAAGAAGAGGAAAAAGGCAAACCCTTGGAAATTGTGTAG
- the LOC111858460 gene encoding ATP-binding cassette sub-family D member 3-like isoform X1: MAVISKYLTAKNSYLAAGVILVFFFLNRRRRSVELYGKKNNAEQPLNNNKNGKKVQTAVDKVFFTQLLHIVKILIPKMFCKESGYLLLVAAMLLARTYCDLWMIHNGTMIESAIIGRSAKDFKKYLFGFITTMPFMSLINNSLKLGLNELKLLFRARLSAHLYDEYLKDYTYYKMGNLDNRIANADQLLTQDVEKFCSCVVDLYSNLTKPLLDIGLYIFKLSTAMGTWGPISLMIYLVVSGLLLTKLRRPIGRMTMMEQRYEGEYRYINSRLISNSEEIAFYNGNVREKKTILSVFNKLVNHLQRFLFFRFSMGFTDSIITKYIAMVVGYLLLSRPFLNQLHPRYLQSSHAEMLEDYYQNGRMMLRMSQALGRVVLAGREMTRLSGYTARITELITVLKELNSGKYKRTMVSNHEKVDSKQINHVPGNGEVIYADNIIKFEHAPLATPNGDILIPDLTFEVTSGTNVLVCGPNGCGKSSLFRVLGGLWPLTGGRLTKPDKGKLFYVPQRPYLTLGTLRDQVIYPDTPSDQQRKGISDLVLKEYLENVQLGHILDREGSWDVVQDWMDVLSGGEKQRIAMARLFYHKPQFAILDECTSAVSVDVEDFIYSHCRTVGITLFTVSHRKSLWKHHKYYLHMDGRGHYEFKPITKDTVAFGS, from the exons ATGGCGGTCATTAGTAAGTACTTGACAGCCAAGAACTCTTACCTGGCCGCCGGCGTaattctggtgttttttttcttaaacagAAGACGGCGCTCAGTGGAGTTGTATGG TAAGAAAAACAATGCAGAACAACCGCTGAACAATAAT AAAAATGGGAAGAAAGTGCAGACAGCAGTGGACAAGGTGTTTTTCACGCAACTTCTCCACATCGTCAAGATACTAATACCTAAGATGTTCTGCAAAGAG TCAGGGTACCTCCTGCTAGTGGCGGCCATGCTCCTGGCGCGGACGTACTGCGACCTGTGGATGATTCATAATGGAACAATGATTGAAAG CGCGATTATCGGTCGCTCAGCAAAAGATTTCAAGAAGTACTTGTTCGGTTTCATCACAACTATGCCATTT ATGTCGTTGATAAACAACTCCCTTAAGCTGGGCCTGAACGAACTCAAACTGCTTTTCCGAGCGAGGCTCTCCGCTCACCTCTATGATGAATATTTGAA GGACTACACATACTACAAAATGGGCAACTTGGACAACCGCATCGCCAATGCCGACCAGCTGCTGACGCAGGACGTGGAGAAGTTCTGCAGCTGTGTGGTGGACCTCTACTCAAACCTCACAAAG CCGCTGCTGGACATTGGCTTGTACATATTCAAGTTGTCAACTGCTATGGGCACTTGG GGTCCGATCAGTCTGATGATCTACTTGGTAGTCTCCGGACTCCTGCTGACAAAGCTACGAAGACCCATCGGCAGAATGACTATGATGGAGCAGAGATACGAGGGCGAGTACAGATACATCAACTCCCGCCTCATCAGCAACAG TGAAGAGATCGCCTTCTATAATGGGAATGTAAGAGAGAAGAAGACCATCCTCTCAGTGTTCAACAAACTG GTTAACCATTTGCAGCGATTCCTCTTCTTCCGTTTTTCCATGGGGTTTACGGACAGCATTATCACGAAAT ACATCGCCATGGTTGTTGGCTACCTGCTGTTGAGCCGTCCCTTCCTCAACCAGCTTCACCCTCGATACCTGCAGAGCTCGCATGCGGAGATGCTGGAG GACTACTACCAGAATGGGCGCATGATGCTGCGTATGTCGCAGGCCTTGGGGCGCGTGGTGCTGGCCGGCCGGGAGATGACGCGATTGTCGGG ATACACAGCGAGAATAACCGAACTGATTACAGTGCTGAAAGAATTGAATTCTGGGAAATATAAGAGGACCATGGTCTCCAACCATGAGAAAG TGGACTCCAAACAAATAAACCATGTTCCTGGAAATGGAGAAGTAATATATGCAGATAACATAATCAa GTTTGAGCATGCGCCTTTGGCCACACCCAATGGCGATATTCTTATTCCAGACCTGACCTTTGAG GTAACGTCAGGAACCAACGTTTTGGTGTGTGGACCCAACGGCTGTGGGAAGAGCTCACTTTTCCGAGTTCTTGGAGGC CTCTGGCCGCTGACCGGTGGGCGCCTCACCAAGCCGGACAAGGGGAAGCTCTTCTACGTTCCCCAG AGACCGTATCTGACCTTGGGCACCCTGAGGGATCAGGTGATCTACCCGGATACTCCTAGTGACCAGCAGCGCAAAGGCATTTCAGATCTG GTGTTGAAGGAGTACCTCGAAAACGTGCAACTCGGTCACATCCTGGACAGGGAGGGCAGCTGGGATGTGGTGCAGGACTGGATGGATGTGCTTAGTGGCGGAGAGAAACAAAGAATTGCT ATGGCCCGCTTGTTCTATCACAAGCCTCAGTTTGCCATCCTGGATGAGTGCACCAGCGCCGTTAGTGTTGACGTGGAGGACTTCATCTACAGCCACTGCAGGACG GTTGGCATTACCCTGTTCACAGTCTCTCACAGGAAGTCTTTGTGGAAGCACCACAAG TACTACCTGCACATGGATGGAAGAGGGCACTACGAGTTCAAACCCATCACCAAGGACACGGTGGCCTTCGGGTCATAG